The Mercurialis annua linkage group LG8, ddMerAnnu1.2, whole genome shotgun sequence genome window below encodes:
- the LOC126661810 gene encoding uncharacterized protein LOC126661810 produces MDPDKERDKSKYCRFHEGYGHDTDRCWDLKREIEQLIQSGVLRKFVHEKTGEKRKGDATEKEEQTKKAKEVAGVIHVIDGGDPYSNSQKKKRNRRGSATIFAIEREVTQEVSFGPEDGGHVRGPHNDALVIEAVIRNHQVKRILIDEGSSVNLLTLEAFKEMKGSITDLRKASVPLIGLGGKPIRPEGTVNLYVELGEKTEGPLKKLHAQFNMVDLPLAYNGILGRPLLYQSSAVTSIRLLTLKIPTP; encoded by the coding sequence ATGGACCCAGACAAAGAACGGGACAAGAGCAAGTATTGTCGTTTTCATGAAGGTTACGGTCACGACACAGATCGCTGTTGGGATCTTAAAAGAGAAATAGAACAACTAATCCAATCTGGCGTGCTAAGAAAATTCGTCCATGAAAAGACAGGAGAAAAAAGGAAAGGAGACGCCACCGAAAAAGAGGAACAGACGAAGAAAGCCAAAGAAGTCGCAGGCGTAATACATGTCATCGATGGAGGAGACCCTTATAGCAACTCccaaaagaagaaaaggaacCGAAGAGGTTCTGCGACGATCTTCGCAATCGAGAGGGAAGTAACACAGGAAGTCTCATTCGGCCCAGAAGATGGCGGACACGTACGAGGACCTCATAATGACGCATTGGTGATAGAGGCGGTCATAAGAAACCACCAGGTCAAACGTATCTTGATAGATGAAGGAAGTTCGGTGAACTTACTAACCCTGGAGGCCTTTAAGGAGATGAAAGGATCGATTACCGACTTACGAAAAGCGTCTGTCCCACTCATCGGACTCGGAGGAAAGCCTATTCGGCCAGAAGGAACTGTGAACCTGTATGTAGAGCTAGGGGAGAAGACCGAAGGGCCACTCAAGAAACTACATGCCCAGTTCAATATGGTGGATCTACCTCTAGCATACAACGGAATCCTTGGCAGACCTTTATTGTACCAATCAAGCGCAGTAACCAGTATTAGGTTACTGACCTTAAAGATACCTACCCCATAG